Proteins encoded within one genomic window of Candidatus Omnitrophota bacterium:
- a CDS encoding glycosyltransferase family 9 protein has protein sequence MILRLDRIGDIALSTPAIKAVRKSFPEAHIAVMVKEEYRDLLMNDPAINEVIGCKPFWDLKFIGGLRDRKFDLAVDLIMAWDYKSALLAYLSGAPYRAGYDIAGRGIFFNIKAGHGKEKKHLVENNMDVIRKLGIVPGGEKPQLHVAPQDSAFVKDLLSSQGIDQGEILVGIHLGGYYPSQRWPAERAAGLSDEIIKRYPAKVVLIGGPEERDLVERATGSMKVKAIVVKDISLEHLMALIQRCQLLVCNNSGPLHIACALGVPTVSTMGPTLPWRWRPVGENHIVLRKDLPCSPCEKGFCKTHECMELITVEEMLDAVDRQMKILVKNKCAESTAR, from the coding sequence TTGATCCTGCGGCTAGACCGCATAGGAGATATAGCGCTTTCTACGCCGGCGATCAAAGCGGTGAGGAAATCTTTTCCGGAAGCGCACATCGCGGTGATGGTCAAGGAGGAATACAGGGACTTACTTATGAACGATCCCGCCATAAATGAGGTTATCGGCTGCAAGCCCTTTTGGGATCTTAAGTTCATCGGGGGATTACGGGATAGGAAGTTCGATCTAGCCGTCGACCTGATCATGGCTTGGGATTATAAAAGCGCCTTATTGGCTTATTTGAGCGGGGCCCCTTATCGGGCAGGCTACGATATCGCGGGCAGGGGCATATTTTTCAATATAAAGGCCGGACACGGCAAAGAGAAGAAACATCTCGTTGAAAATAATATGGACGTCATAAGAAAGCTGGGAATAGTGCCCGGCGGGGAGAAGCCTCAACTTCATGTCGCCCCGCAGGATTCGGCATTTGTTAAGGATCTTTTATCATCGCAGGGCATTGATCAGGGCGAAATTTTAGTCGGCATCCATCTTGGAGGGTATTATCCATCGCAACGCTGGCCGGCGGAGAGAGCCGCCGGACTCTCCGATGAAATAATCAAAAGATACCCTGCGAAGGTGGTCCTTATCGGGGGGCCGGAAGAAAGGGATCTGGTCGAAAGGGCCACGGGATCGATGAAGGTAAAAGCTATTGTCGTAAAAGACATCTCTTTGGAGCATTTAATGGCGCTGATCCAGCGGTGCCAACTTTTGGTCTGTAATAATTCCGGCCCTTTGCATATCGCCTGCGCATTAGGGGTGCCCACGGTATCGACTATGGGGCCGACTTTACCCTGGCGGTGGCGCCCTGTCGGAGAAAATCACATTGTCCTGCGGAAGGACCTGCCTTGCAGCCCATGCGAAAAAGGTTTTTGCAAGACGCACGAATGTATGGAATTAATTACAGTAGAGGAGATGTTAGATGCGGTTGACAGGCAGATGAAAATTTTGGTGAAGAATAAATGTGCGGAATCTACGGCGCGATAG
- the nagA gene encoding N-acetylglucosamine-6-phosphate deacetylase, translating to MNGSLILPGKIERGKTLFVNNGRISPAGGVPAKDCEVLDAKGLFVSPGFIDMHVHGIFADKAAALDGPGLKEMCVRLAKHGVTGFLATTVSSPPSTLLKTVRIVKNFIEDNPGTNLLGVHFEGPFVNPRAGGAQNRKYIRPFDPSGMEDVFSEGKGIIKAVTFAPEVKGGMRLLKALTARGIKPFIGHSAAGYKEVEAAAAKGATHITHIFNAMPVLHHREPGLIGAALTIDNITADIIADGIHVDPSAVKLAVEAKGTGKLVLISDGIGSGGKTLMLGGLKVRVKGKEARLDNGKLAGSVIGLNDAVRNIMKFAGVSLPEAVCMASLNPARILGIDGRKGSLEPGKDADIVIFDQDLRIRHTFIKGNAWN from the coding sequence GTGAACGGCAGCCTGATATTACCCGGTAAGATCGAACGGGGCAAGACACTTTTCGTAAATAACGGAAGGATCTCGCCGGCCGGCGGGGTCCCTGCCAAGGACTGCGAGGTCTTGGACGCCAAAGGCCTTTTCGTTTCACCAGGTTTCATAGATATGCACGTCCACGGCATATTCGCCGATAAGGCCGCCGCTCTGGACGGTCCGGGCCTGAAAGAGATGTGCGTCCGGCTGGCTAAACATGGGGTCACCGGTTTTCTCGCTACTACAGTTTCATCCCCGCCTTCGACGCTCTTGAAGACCGTAAGAATAGTCAAAAACTTCATCGAAGACAATCCCGGAACGAATCTTTTGGGCGTCCATTTTGAGGGGCCGTTTGTTAACCCCCGGGCCGGTGGCGCCCAGAACCGTAAGTACATACGCCCGTTCGACCCTTCAGGGATGGAGGATGTCTTTTCCGAGGGTAAAGGGATCATAAAGGCCGTGACGTTCGCGCCCGAGGTAAAGGGCGGGATGCGCCTGCTGAAGGCGTTAACGGCCCGCGGCATCAAACCGTTTATCGGCCATTCGGCCGCCGGCTATAAGGAAGTCGAGGCCGCCGCCGCGAAAGGCGCCACGCATATCACCCATATTTTTAATGCTATGCCCGTTTTACACCACCGGGAACCCGGTCTCATAGGCGCGGCGCTTACTATCGATAATATTACCGCGGACATCATAGCCGACGGCATCCACGTCGATCCCTCCGCCGTAAAATTAGCGGTTGAGGCCAAGGGAACCGGTAAACTCGTCCTTATTTCCGACGGGATAGGAAGCGGCGGCAAAACCCTCATGCTTGGCGGCCTGAAGGTGCGCGTAAAGGGCAAAGAAGCGCGGCTCGATAACGGTAAGTTGGCCGGAAGCGTCATAGGCCTCAACGACGCGGTCAGGAATATAATGAAGTTCGCCGGCGTAAGCCTTCCCGAGGCTGTCTGTATGGCGAGCCTTAATCCGGCGCGCATCCTCGGTATCGACGGCAGGAAGGGTTCTCTCGAGCCCGGGAAAGACGCCGATATCGTGATATTCGACCAGGATTTGAGGATCAGGCACACGTTCATAAAGGGGAATGCCTGGAACTGA
- a CDS encoding HesA/MoeB/ThiF family protein — protein sequence MPAELTSVQRERYRKHLISDMIREKGQKKLLSSKALIIGLGGLGSPAALYLASCGVGTIGIVDSDDLELSNLHRQVLYSTGDIGKPKTSMAEKRLKEMNPDIDIRATKARVAADNAKDMLKDYDVILDCTDNFETKYLINDTCVSLGKALVHGGIYAFDGQATFILPGRGPCYRCIFPELPGPEAFRNCQQAGILGSAPAVIGSVQANEALKYLLGIGKNLVGRLLRYDALTGEIRISEYKKNEKCPVCGGK from the coding sequence ATGCCGGCTGAGCTCACTTCCGTCCAGCGGGAGAGATACAGGAAACATCTCATCTCCGATATGATAAGAGAAAAAGGCCAGAAAAAACTTTTGTCTTCAAAGGCGCTGATAATAGGCCTAGGCGGCCTCGGTTCGCCGGCCGCTTTATATCTTGCGTCCTGCGGGGTGGGGACGATAGGCATTGTCGACAGCGATGACCTCGAGCTTTCTAACCTCCACAGGCAGGTATTATATTCCACCGGAGATATAGGCAAGCCGAAAACCTCTATGGCCGAAAAGAGACTGAAGGAAATGAATCCTGATATCGATATCAGGGCTACAAAAGCCAGGGTGGCCGCAGATAATGCGAAAGACATGTTAAAAGATTACGATGTAATTCTCGACTGCACCGATAATTTCGAGACGAAATACCTTATCAATGACACGTGCGTTTCTCTGGGTAAGGCCCTCGTGCACGGCGGCATTTACGCCTTCGACGGGCAGGCGACATTCATATTGCCGGGGAGGGGACCATGTTACAGGTGCATCTTTCCCGAGTTGCCCGGCCCCGAGGCGTTCCGCAATTGCCAGCAGGCCGGCATCCTTGGTTCGGCCCCGGCGGTCATCGGCTCTGTTCAGGCGAACGAAGCGTTGAAATACCTTCTCGGGATAGGGAAGAACCTCGTCGGGAGGCTGTTAAGGTACGACGCGCTTACCGGCGAGATCAGGATATCGGAGTATAAAAAAAATGAAAAATGCCCTGTTTGCGGCGGGAAATAA
- a CDS encoding M67 family metallopeptidase, producing MKLSLKKVHIAEMIEHAKHEFPNEACGLLAGKSRKVSKVYRMANTERGGMRYAIALKEQFDAARDMRSQDLDMVAIYHSHPNVRPYPSFRDIQLAMHPECSYVIVSLINGMPEVRSFRIRKGMVEEEEIDAG from the coding sequence ATGAAATTATCCCTGAAAAAAGTCCACATCGCAGAAATGATAGAACACGCGAAACACGAATTCCCGAACGAGGCCTGCGGCCTCCTGGCAGGAAAGAGCAGGAAGGTAAGCAAGGTCTACCGGATGGCGAATACCGAAAGGGGCGGGATGAGATACGCGATAGCGCTTAAGGAGCAATTCGACGCGGCCAGGGACATGCGTTCACAGGACCTGGATATGGTCGCGATCTACCATTCGCATCCGAATGTCCGGCCCTATCCCTCTTTCCGCGATATCCAGCTCGCGATGCATCCCGAGTGTTCCTATGTCATCGTCTCGCTTATCAACGGCATGCCCGAGGTCCGATCCTTCAGGATAAGGAAGGGCATGGTCGAGGAGGAAGAGATAGATGCCGGCTGA
- the galT gene encoding galactose-1-phosphate uridylyltransferase, giving the protein MSELRENLATKRWVAIATERAKRSDDFKKGKELPAPRPAYDGKCPFCEGNETPDQTEAFSIRDPGTKPGEKGWKIRVIPNKYPVLVPPQKGAAIEVKRHKSGIYLHMEGIGKHEVVIESPAHNKTIATMTPSEVEAVIKAYHERYLALDWDPAYKQVIIFRNQGAGAGASQLHPHSQIIATAMMPQHMRYALIEAQRYYDELGKCVFCDMIKCELTEKERLVMQNDKFVAFVPYAALLPYETWILPLKHSTSFADLAPGDIAPLAQILRDILAKLYYGLNNPDYNYCIRSVPHYSASEPYYHWHIQILPRLTTPAGFEIGSGMAVNVTLPEESAKFLREFKIGTP; this is encoded by the coding sequence ATGTCCGAGCTCAGGGAGAACCTCGCTACCAAAAGGTGGGTGGCAATCGCCACCGAAAGGGCGAAGAGATCCGACGATTTCAAAAAAGGCAAAGAATTACCGGCGCCGCGGCCGGCGTATGACGGAAAATGCCCGTTCTGCGAAGGGAATGAGACCCCGGACCAGACCGAGGCCTTCTCGATCCGCGACCCGGGGACAAAGCCCGGAGAAAAAGGATGGAAGATAAGGGTGATACCTAATAAATACCCGGTGCTTGTCCCTCCGCAAAAAGGCGCGGCTATCGAGGTGAAAAGGCATAAGTCCGGCATATACCTCCATATGGAAGGGATCGGAAAGCATGAGGTCGTGATCGAGAGCCCCGCCCACAACAAGACTATCGCGACGATGACTCCCTCCGAGGTCGAGGCCGTCATAAAGGCGTACCATGAGAGATACCTCGCCCTCGACTGGGACCCGGCGTATAAACAGGTCATAATATTCCGTAACCAGGGCGCCGGCGCCGGGGCCTCGCAGCTGCATCCTCACTCGCAGATAATCGCGACGGCGATGATGCCGCAGCATATGAGGTATGCCCTTATTGAGGCGCAAAGATACTATGACGAGCTCGGCAAGTGCGTCTTCTGTGACATGATAAAATGCGAGCTCACAGAGAAAGAACGGCTGGTCATGCAGAACGACAAGTTCGTCGCGTTCGTCCCATACGCGGCACTGCTCCCTTACGAGACCTGGATATTGCCGCTCAAGCATTCGACCTCGTTCGCCGACCTGGCTCCCGGGGATATAGCGCCGCTCGCCCAGATACTGCGCGACATCCTCGCAAAATTATATTACGGCCTTAATAACCCCGATTACAATTATTGCATAAGGAGCGTGCCCCATTACTCGGCGAGCGAGCCGTATTACCACTGGCATATACAGATACTACCGCGCCTTACTACGCCGGCGGGCTTTGAGATCGGCTCGGGTATGGCCGTAAATGTCACGCTGCCGGAAGAGTCGGCTAAGTTCCTGCGCGAATTCAAGATCGGGACGCCATGA
- a CDS encoding TerC family protein, which produces MTARFELWAIFGIAITAMLFVDLFVVNRKSHAISVKEALKWVAIWVGAALIFCAGIFFLMGKVKALEFLTGYILEESLSVDNLFVFIMIFEYFHVPRTFQPRVLKWGIIGAIVLRALFIVAGVGLFTRFDWITYVFGAFLVFTAVKLVLRKEEKFEPEKNPLLRLFRRFFRVSQEYHEDRFFVLHNGVWAATPLFIALLLIESSDVIFAMDSIPAILAITKDPFIVYTSNIFAILGLRSLFFVISGMMSVFRYLKMGISAILCFVGIKMLISHFMEIDIRVSLAVIFGLLAVSILASVIHKEKGDK; this is translated from the coding sequence ATGACAGCCAGATTTGAGTTATGGGCGATATTCGGCATCGCGATAACCGCGATGCTCTTTGTCGACCTGTTCGTCGTGAACAGGAAGTCGCACGCGATCTCGGTCAAGGAGGCGCTGAAGTGGGTCGCCATCTGGGTCGGTGCCGCGCTGATTTTTTGCGCGGGGATATTCTTTCTTATGGGGAAGGTGAAGGCCCTCGAATTCCTTACCGGTTATATCCTCGAAGAATCACTGAGCGTCGACAACCTTTTCGTCTTCATAATGATATTTGAATATTTCCACGTCCCCCGCACTTTCCAGCCGCGCGTGCTCAAGTGGGGGATAATCGGCGCCATAGTGTTGAGGGCCCTGTTCATCGTCGCGGGAGTAGGGCTCTTCACGAGGTTCGACTGGATAACATACGTTTTTGGCGCGTTCCTTGTTTTTACCGCGGTCAAGCTCGTGTTGAGGAAAGAGGAAAAATTCGAACCCGAGAAGAACCCTTTATTGCGCCTGTTCAGGAGGTTCTTCCGCGTCTCCCAGGAATACCATGAAGACAGGTTTTTTGTGCTGCATAACGGCGTCTGGGCGGCGACCCCTCTTTTTATCGCGCTGCTCCTGATAGAATCGAGCGATGTGATATTCGCGATGGACTCGATACCCGCGATCCTCGCCATCACCAAGGACCCTTTTATCGTATATACTTCCAATATATTCGCGATACTCGGCCTGCGTTCGCTGTTTTTCGTGATATCCGGAATGATGTCTGTCTTCCGTTATCTAAAGATGGGCATCTCGGCAATACTCTGTTTCGTGGGCATCAAGATGCTCATCTCCCATTTTATGGAAATAGATATCCGCGTCTCGCTGGCGGTCATATTCGGATTATTGGCCGTATCGATACTCGCTTCCGTCATCCATAAAGAAAAAGGAGACAAGTAG
- a CDS encoding inorganic phosphate transporter produces MTFFIILIAVFLAMNVGANNAAAEMEAAYRTGVRTKKEALILIAIFVILGAIISGLPVLKTLSEGIVPIRTFKSYFYIVFVVMAVAAAYDFISSIFKVSIPTTYAIVSSIAAVGIYYETMSVEKYTDILAWWVLSPICVFGAAFAIGKLLNSRAVKEYRHLKEKKGRALLGALLTFSGCYVAFAGGANGVGKAMAPVVAVGFIDTRWGILIAGIGIAAGALIFGKAALETDERELGEIGFVRAIIIELICATALLAASISGIPLSVSVTVTASLTGLGCADMGIMPSMKKHHAVRNLLMWLIVPFTSAWLTYFLLHLLKVILK; encoded by the coding sequence ATGACCTTCTTTATAATCCTTATCGCGGTCTTCCTCGCGATGAACGTCGGGGCGAACAACGCAGCCGCCGAGATGGAGGCGGCCTACAGGACCGGCGTGCGCACGAAGAAGGAAGCGCTGATATTGATCGCGATCTTCGTCATCCTCGGCGCGATAATATCCGGCCTTCCCGTCCTGAAGACCCTGAGCGAAGGCATAGTCCCCATCCGGACATTCAAATCCTATTTCTATATCGTCTTTGTCGTCATGGCCGTCGCGGCCGCTTACGATTTTATATCCAGCATATTCAAGGTATCCATTCCCACTACCTACGCCATCGTCTCTTCCATCGCGGCGGTAGGCATATATTACGAGACTATGTCTGTCGAGAAATATACCGATATCCTCGCCTGGTGGGTTCTTTCGCCTATCTGCGTATTCGGCGCCGCGTTCGCCATCGGGAAACTGCTTAATTCCAGGGCCGTCAAAGAGTACCGTCACCTGAAAGAGAAGAAGGGCAGGGCCCTGCTCGGGGCGCTCCTTACCTTTTCCGGGTGCTATGTGGCCTTCGCGGGCGGGGCGAACGGCGTCGGAAAGGCGATGGCCCCCGTAGTCGCGGTCGGTTTCATAGATACCAGGTGGGGCATACTGATCGCGGGCATAGGTATCGCGGCGGGAGCCCTTATCTTCGGAAAGGCGGCGCTCGAGACCGACGAGAGGGAGCTTGGGGAGATAGGTTTTGTCAGGGCGATAATCATCGAGCTGATATGCGCCACCGCGCTTTTGGCCGCGTCGATAAGCGGGATCCCGCTTTCCGTCTCCGTGACCGTGACCGCGAGCCTGACCGGCCTCGGCTGCGCCGACATGGGGATCATGCCGAGCATGAAGAAACATCATGCCGTAAGGAACCTCCTGATGTGGCTTATAGTGCCTTTTACGTCCGCGTGGCTTACCTATTTCCTTTTGCACCTCCTTAAGGTCATATTGAAATGA
- a CDS encoding glycosyltransferase family 4 protein yields MKKRLKVLHVITRLDKGGSSENTLLTASGLDKGRFDVTLVFGKTNDPDGRVRRALSDNGINYRVVPRLVRQVAPWSDLIAFLKLCAIIKKGNFDIVHTHTSKAGILGRWAAKLAGVKAIIHTPHGHIFYGYFGPARNRLFIILERLTARITDRIITLTQRGKDEHVRFRISKADKFVPIYSGVELEKFIDSNYDPARTRESLGIPPNGPVIGTITRLEPVKGNMYFIEAIPQVIRIFPDLKVIITGDGAQRRAIENRIKELSLSRNIILRGATNDAPRALSALDIFVLASLNEGMGRCLLEAMALSIPIIATDVGGVSEIVENGVNGILVPSKDAAALAQAIISLLRDKARAKEMGKAGKNKLNRFFSAKAMVEKIEALYEELI; encoded by the coding sequence ATGAAAAAAAGATTAAAAGTCCTTCATGTAATTACGCGCTTAGATAAAGGCGGTTCTTCGGAGAATACCCTGTTGACCGCCTCCGGCCTGGATAAGGGAAGGTTTGATGTAACCTTGGTCTTCGGGAAGACTAACGACCCCGATGGCCGGGTAAGAAGGGCTTTGTCCGATAACGGGATAAATTACCGGGTAGTCCCCCGGCTAGTAAGACAGGTAGCCCCCTGGAGCGACCTGATCGCCTTTTTGAAATTATGCGCAATAATAAAGAAAGGGAATTTCGACATAGTCCACACCCATACGTCAAAAGCAGGCATCCTGGGCAGGTGGGCAGCGAAGTTAGCCGGCGTCAAGGCCATAATCCACACCCCGCATGGCCATATCTTCTATGGTTATTTTGGCCCGGCAAGGAACAGGTTGTTCATCATTTTGGAGCGGCTCACGGCGCGTATCACCGACAGGATAATCACGTTGACCCAAAGAGGGAAAGACGAGCACGTTAGATTCAGGATATCGAAGGCCGATAAATTCGTGCCTATTTATAGCGGAGTAGAATTGGAAAAGTTCATAGACTCGAACTATGACCCTGCGCGGACGAGGGAATCGCTCGGCATCCCGCCAAACGGGCCGGTAATAGGGACCATAACGAGGCTCGAGCCGGTAAAAGGGAACATGTATTTTATCGAAGCGATACCTCAGGTCATCAGGATCTTTCCGGATTTAAAAGTTATAATAACGGGCGATGGAGCGCAAAGGCGCGCGATAGAAAACAGGATCAAGGAGCTTTCTTTATCCCGGAATATCATTCTCCGCGGCGCAACGAATGATGCCCCGAGGGCGTTGTCTGCGTTGGACATATTTGTCCTGGCTTCTTTAAATGAAGGAATGGGAAGATGCCTGCTTGAGGCTATGGCCCTGTCCATACCGATAATCGCGACGGATGTCGGCGGGGTATCTGAAATTGTCGAGAATGGAGTGAATGGGATCTTAGTTCCTTCGAAAGATGCGGCCGCGCTGGCGCAAGCTATAATATCTTTACTGAGAGATAAGGCTCGCGCCAAAGAGATGGGCAAGGCGGGTAAAAATAAGCTCAACCGGTTTTTTAGCGCTAAAGCTATGGTGGAAAAGATAGAGGCGTTATACGAAGAACTCATATAA
- the asnB gene encoding asparagine synthase (glutamine-hydrolyzing) — protein MCGIYGAIGIRDPSLLERMGAATFYRGPDESGAYLDDNVSLGVRRLKIIGLECGQQPIHDEDQALWLVYNGEIYNFQELRYSLEAKGHKFYTKTDGEVIVHLYEEYGEDCVKHLRGMFAFAIWDKKNKNLFLARDRIGIKPLYYTSVDGVLYFASELKALLEADVIKKEINHEAIHNFLIFLYVPAPLTIFNSVFKLPAGHILRFRNGNYSTEKYWDLEPNVNEEKNEIFYLDKIYDLLQEAVKLHLISDVPLGVFLSGGVDSSVLVSVMAGLTNQPIKTFSIGYGRKDEDYNELKYARLVSECFGTEHREFIVEPNEIGLLPKLAWHFDEPFADSSAIPTFLISQLARKDITVALSGIGGDEAFGGYPRYLGAYISEYYQRLPDIIRKAAYKAASLFPESTQNRDLFGWARRFARGGLLSFEARYLDWVTFLRPDEMNKLYTAGFIAKLKDADPVKDKSDYFGGDRSMERIFCFDIKTYLADDLLFMADKMSMANSLELRVPYCDHKVMEFAASIPYGLKLKGLKLKYLLKKSFRDLLPREILARRKQGFMIPIGRWIKQDLKGMAEDLLSRRQIEKRGYFNYEYIRQILDQHYSGKRNFTDRIWALMNLEMWHRIYIDKDCRLNKDMDMAVEEIASTAGRRFPEPVKDGFKDVKKILVINLAGIGDVVMSTPALRALRKRFPSAFISFLTVPRSAGILRGSLDVNEILTLDAEKPNIKDALRLLISLRKVKYDMLINLYEIGSLLGTIKMASIFWFVGGKYKVGRNTGGLGFFLNRKIFESGRQKRHTVESMLDIPRFLGGKADGKGTEIPLEKDEIDFAHDYLKSRDISDGDLLFGLHKDAKRPSRRWPDENWDILAKELKLRYGAKIIFTPGAGEFNLKQFAAILKRFDLFITNDTGVMHIAAAIGTPMVALFGPSDVHKFRPYAESGKFAIVRKYAGCKRPCYENDCADKGCMERIAPEDVLIAAERVLNEKKIKSPSCNYALR, from the coding sequence ATGTGCGGAATCTACGGCGCGATAGGGATCCGGGATCCTTCGCTTTTGGAGCGCATGGGCGCGGCCACATTTTATCGCGGCCCCGATGAAAGCGGCGCCTATTTGGATGATAATGTCTCATTGGGCGTGCGAAGATTAAAGATAATCGGATTAGAATGCGGGCAACAGCCGATACACGATGAGGATCAGGCGCTTTGGCTCGTTTATAACGGCGAGATATATAATTTTCAAGAGTTACGGTATTCCCTTGAGGCGAAGGGGCATAAATTTTATACAAAGACAGACGGCGAGGTGATCGTACACCTCTATGAGGAATACGGCGAGGATTGCGTAAAGCATTTAAGAGGGATGTTCGCCTTCGCTATCTGGGATAAAAAAAATAAGAACTTATTTTTGGCGAGGGACAGGATCGGGATAAAACCGCTTTATTATACATCTGTTGACGGAGTTTTGTATTTTGCCTCAGAACTCAAGGCCTTATTGGAGGCAGATGTGATCAAGAAAGAGATAAATCATGAGGCGATACATAATTTCTTGATCTTTCTTTATGTGCCGGCGCCTTTGACTATTTTTAATTCTGTTTTTAAGTTGCCGGCAGGGCATATCTTAAGGTTCAGGAACGGCAATTATTCGACAGAAAAATATTGGGACTTGGAACCGAACGTAAATGAAGAGAAAAACGAGATCTTTTATCTCGACAAGATATATGATCTATTGCAAGAGGCGGTAAAGTTACATTTAATAAGCGATGTGCCTTTGGGGGTCTTTTTAAGCGGAGGAGTGGATTCGAGCGTTTTAGTAAGCGTTATGGCGGGCCTGACAAATCAACCGATAAAGACTTTTAGTATCGGATACGGAAGAAAAGATGAAGATTATAACGAGCTGAAATATGCCCGCCTGGTCAGTGAATGCTTCGGCACGGAGCATAGGGAGTTTATTGTCGAGCCGAATGAGATCGGGCTCCTGCCGAAACTTGCCTGGCATTTCGATGAGCCATTCGCGGATTCATCCGCGATCCCCACTTTTTTAATTTCACAATTAGCGAGGAAAGACATAACGGTCGCCTTAAGCGGCATCGGCGGAGATGAGGCCTTTGGGGGATATCCCAGGTATTTAGGCGCTTATATTTCCGAATATTATCAACGCCTGCCGGACATTATTAGAAAGGCGGCGTATAAAGCGGCATCCCTGTTTCCCGAGAGCACACAGAACAGGGATCTTTTTGGCTGGGCGCGGAGGTTCGCCAGGGGCGGGCTCCTGTCTTTTGAAGCGAGGTATCTCGATTGGGTGACTTTCCTGCGGCCGGACGAGATGAACAAACTCTACACGGCAGGTTTTATCGCAAAATTGAAGGATGCCGACCCGGTTAAGGATAAGTCGGATTATTTCGGCGGGGACAGATCGATGGAAAGGATCTTTTGTTTTGATATAAAAACCTATCTCGCCGACGATCTGCTCTTTATGGCTGATAAAATGAGCATGGCGAATTCGCTGGAATTGCGAGTGCCATATTGCGACCACAAAGTGATGGAGTTTGCCGCCTCGATCCCTTACGGATTAAAACTCAAAGGGCTTAAATTAAAATACCTGTTAAAGAAGTCCTTCAGGGATCTGCTGCCCCGGGAGATCCTGGCCCGGCGAAAACAAGGTTTTATGATCCCCATAGGCAGATGGATAAAACAGGACCTGAAAGGCATGGCAGAAGATCTCTTGTCCAGGCGGCAGATCGAGAAGCGCGGCTATTTCAATTACGAATATATCCGCCAGATCCTGGATCAGCATTACTCCGGGAAACGGAATTTCACCGACAGGATCTGGGCGCTTATGAATCTGGAGATGTGGCACAGGATATATATAGACAAGGATTGCCGGCTAAATAAAGATATGGATATGGCGGTTGAAGAGATCGCCTCAACCGCGGGGAGGCGTTTCCCCGAGCCTGTAAAGGACGGTTTTAAGGACGTCAAAAAGATCCTTGTCATAAACTTAGCGGGCATAGGAGACGTTGTGATGTCGACCCCTGCCTTGAGGGCATTGAGAAAGAGATTTCCGTCGGCCTTTATCTCATTTCTTACGGTCCCCCGTTCCGCCGGCATCCTCAGGGGCAGCTTGGATGTGAACGAGATCTTGACCTTAGATGCGGAAAAACCGAATATAAAAGATGCCTTAAGGTTGTTGATAAGCTTAAGGAAAGTCAAATACGATATGCTGATCAACCTTTACGAGATAGGTTCGCTTCTCGGCACCATTAAAATGGCATCTATTTTCTGGTTTGTGGGAGGAAAATATAAGGTCGGACGAAATACCGGGGGATTAGGCTTCTTCTTAAATCGTAAAATTTTTGAAAGCGGCCGGCAAAAAAGGCATACGGTTGAGTCGATGCTGGACATCCCGAGATTTTTAGGCGGCAAGGCGGACGGGAAAGGCACGGAGATACCGCTTGAAAAAGATGAGATAGATTTCGCCCATGATTACCTTAAGTCGCGTGATATTTCCGATGGGGACCTGTTGTTCGGGCTCCATAAAGACGCTAAAAGGCCGAGCAGGCGCTGGCCGGATGAAAATTGGGATATTCTGGCAAAAGAATTAAAATTAAGATACGGGGCAAAGATAATTTTTACGCCCGGCGCCGGTGAATTTAATTTAAAACAATTTGCCGCCATCCTTAAAAGGTTCGACCTTTTCATCACAAATGATACCGGGGTCATGCATATCGCCGCGGCCATAGGCACGCCCATGGTGGCTTTGTTCGGACCGTCGGACGTCCATAAGTTCCGGCCTTACGCCGAGAGCGGTAAATTTGCGATCGTAAGGAAATACGCCGGTTGTAAACGGCCTTGCTATGAGAATGATTGCGCCGATAAGGGCTGTATGGAGCGCATTGCGCCTGAAGATGTCCTGATAGCGGCGGAGAGAGTATTAAATGAAAAAAAGATTAAAAGTCCTTCATGTAATTACGCGCTTAGATAA